CTTAATGCGCTGCGCCTCTCCGCCGCTGAGCGTATCGGAGCTCTGGCCCAACTTCAAGTAACCACAGCCGAGGCTGCAGAGTAGCTGCAACAGTTTACTCATCGACGGCTGACCGGCAAAAAGATGGGTGGCCGCTTCGATACTTGTGTTGAGCAGGTCGGAAATGGAGAGGTTATTGTAGGTGATTTCCAGAACTTCTGGCTTAAATCGCTTTCCGTTGCAAACGGTGCAGGTGGTTTCGGCCGTTCCTAAAAAGTGGAGACCCAGTTCCAATTTTCCCGCACCTAGGCAGGTTTCGCACCTACCTCCAGCAACATTAAAGGAGAAGTGGCTTTTTTTGAAACCCCTAGCTTTTGCCTCTGGCAGTGAGCCAAAGAGATCGCGGAGCATATCCATTAGACCTGTATAGGTGGCTGGGTTACTTCTCGATGTTTTGCCAATGGGGCGCTGGTCAATTTCCACCAACCGGGTAATTCCAGCGAGCCCAGTAATCTCGCCTATTTCATCCAACGCTCCGCCGTCCCGACCCAAGCTGTGCCGAGCAAGCTTGGCAAGGACATGGTGCAGCAACGTCGACTTGCCTGCTCCCGATACCCCAGTAACAGCGGTGAGCTGGCCTTGAGGAATGCTTACCGAAATGTGCTTAAGGTTGTGCACATGCAAGTTGGAGAGTTCTATTGCTTTTAGCGCTGGCGCAACGGTTGGCTTGGAGATTTGAGGCACGCGGGCACCGCTCAAAAATTGCCAGGTTGGGCTTTGGCTATGCTTTTCATTGATAAATTGCTGAGGAGGACCACTAAAGAGCAGCTCTCCTCCTTTTTCTCCCGCCATAGGCCCAAGATCGATAAGGTGATGGGCTATCTTCATCACCGTGGGGTCGTGCTCCACCAGCACTACCGTATTTCCTTTTTGGACGAGTTCGTTGAGTATACCTATTAGTGCCTCCGTATCTCTTGGGTGAAGACCTGTTGTTGGTTCATCGAGCACAAAGCAAACATTTTGCAGCCTTGTTTCGCTTAGTGTAACCAGCTTTAGGCGCTTCAGTTCGCCGCTCGAGAGCGTTTCGGCATTTCGGGCAATCTCCAAATGTCCAAGTCCAAGCAGCTGTGCTGCCTTTACCGTTTTGAGCATCTCGCTAACGATAACCTTTGCCGCCCCTACTTGCAGTATTTCGGTGCTCAAAAGAAAGGCAGACAGCTCATCGAGGCTGAGAACAGACAACTCATGTATGTTTCTGCCTGAAATAGCTATGCTTAGCGCTTCTGGTCGAAGTCGTGCACCTTGGCAAGCTGAGCATGGTCTGCTTTGAGTAAAGCGCAGTATATTTGGATTTCGGTCGCGCTGCAGAATCTCCTCCATTACCGGAATAATACCACGGTAGTATCCTTCCTCTCTAGGTTTGGCGGTGATACCCGTCCATTTCATTCGCGATTCCAGCGTATGCTTTCCAAAGGGGACTTTCAACTTGGTGGTTCCATACAAAACCACCTTTTTTTGTTCAACTGTAAGTTCCTTCCAGGGTATATCAACAGAAAATCCTTCAGCATGGCAAACTTGATCGAGAACCTCCATGGTGACCTGAGAGTAGATTATGTATGGCTTGGGAGTAGTGAGCACCAGCGCTCCTTGACGTAACGATTTGTCTGGATTGCCTACTAAACTTTCCTGGTCTATATAATCCTCCACGCCTAGCCCTTTGCAGCTGGGACAGGCACCCTTGGTAGTGTTGAACGAAAAAAGGCTTCTGTCGGGCTTTACATTGGAGTATTGCCCGGGCAGCTGCTTACCAGTTCGCGCAAAAAGCAACCTCATTTGGTCGTAGAGACCCGTTATGGTTCCAACGGTGGAACGGGTAGATAATCCATAAATGTGCTGGTCAACCGCCACCACTGGCAGTAAATTCTCTATGCTTTCTACGTTTGGTGGCTGAAGTTTTCCCAGCAGGATTTGAGCATTGGCCGATAGGTTTCCATAAAATCGACGCATGCCCTCTCTAGCAATAACGTTGTAAGCAAGTGTGCTCTTTCCTGAACCTGAGATGCCGGTAATGACGGTAAGCGCTCGATGGGGTATGGCTACCGTAATGTTTTTTAAATTATTTTCGCTTGACCTGTTTATATAAATTTTTGCCTTGTTGGTCATGGAGTTGTTCTTTTTACAAAGGAATTAAAATATTTTTTCTTTCTTTAAAAGTTAGTGAATGAGTTGGTCTTGTAAGTGACTACTTTTCGGGATAATCGATATATTAAAGTAACCTAGAAGGCAAAACTGGTTGAAATTGTATGCTTAGAAAACGTTTAAGATATTTCTGGATAGTAGGTTTCTTTTTTGTTTTATGGGGCGATGCTCTAGCAGGCAATTTAGCGGATACTCTCTATCTTCATCAATTGGTTGATAAGGCGGATACCTACATAGACAAGGGTAACTACGATTCGGCATACCGAATGGCCGATAAGGCCCGAATTCTGGTTCAACAAACGCGTTACACTCGAGCATATGCCACTGCATTAAACAGGTTAGGCGTTGCAAGCCGATGGAAAGGGAACCTTAGCCAAGCGTTGGACTTCTTCTCTCGTAGCTTGCATATTGCCGACTCTTTAAATGATTGGAGATTAAGGGCCAACAACCTTACAAATATTGGTGCTGTTCACCGCATGGTGGGCGATTATTCCAAGGCACTTGCAGCCTACATAGAGTCACTTGGCATAAACGAGGCGGCTAATAATACGGCTGGAGTTGCGGTTAATTACAACAATATTGGGGTCGTTTATCTCTACCTTGGCAACTATGGAAAGGCATTGGAGTATTATAAAAAGTCACAAGTTATCTCCAAGAAGTTAGGAGATGAGGCCGGGCTTGCCATTTCGTACATTAACATTGGCGAGGTTTACCAGAAATCTGGAAAAAATGCTGATGCCATCTCCTACTATATGCAGGGGTTGGACCTCAGCCAGAAGATTGGTGATTTCGACAGCCAAGCGGTGCTGTTTAGCGAATTGGGAAACATCTATAAAAGCCTTAACGATTTTCGGTTTGCATTTGACTTTTACCTGAAGTCACTTTCAATATTTACAAAGTTGGGTGATAATTACCGCTTATCGCAGGTGCTGAATAATTTGGGTGACTGTGCAATAAAGCTTAAGCATTACAATCAGGCACTTAATTATCTCAATCGTGCTTTAATGTTGGCCAACGAGGTTGGATCGTGGGAGCTTAAAAGGGATGCCAACTTATCCCTAAGCAACTACTACCAGTCATTGGGGAACTATAGGCAAGCCTTGGTCTTCTATAAGGCTCACACTGGTGCTAGAGATAGCTCATTCAACAAGGAGAGTAACGACCAACTGATTCGTGCTCAGCTAAGATATGATTTTGAAAAGCTGCAGGTTAAAGATCAAATTGAAAAGGAAAAGCAGCAGCTTGTGGCCACGGAGGCAAACAGATGGCAGAACATAATTAAATACTCTTTAATTGCCATCGTAATTGTGCTGCTGTTCATGCTTGCCATGCTATACAGGAACTACCGACATAAGAAGCAGCTGACGAAAATACTTCTCCTTCACGAAAAGGAGATTTTGGAGAAAAATGAGGAACTCGAGCTTCAACAGGAGGAGATTCTTACACAGCGCGACCAGATTGAGGAGAAGAATGTGATTCTACAGATCCATCAAAAGGAGATTGAAGATCAGAATGAGCGGATGATAAGCAGCCTTGAATATGCCCAAACCATACAGGAGGCCATTCTGCCCGAAAAAGATTTCTTCGAAAAGTATTTTCGCAGCCATTTTATTTTTTTTAGACCGAAGGATATCGTTTCAGGTGACTTCTACTGGACCTATCAAACGGAGAACCTTATCTATGTGGCCCTTGCCGACTGCACTGGCCATGGTGTGCCGGGTGGGTTTATGTCCATGATTGGCAACACGCTGCTCAACCAGCTGGTCATCGAATACCAGATGACCAATCCTGCCAAGATTTTGGAGGAACTTAACCGCATGGTTCGTAAAGCGCTCAAGCAAACTGAGGATTCAGCAAGGTCGTATGCTGGAATGGATATTGCATTTTGTGTGGTAGACAAGGCCAAGGGGAAGTTGTTTTTTGCCGGAGCAAAACGACCACTCTACTATTTCAAGGATGGCGAGTTTGAGAAAATTGCCGGCGATTCCCGTTCCATTGGAGGCTATCAAATGGAAGCCGATCGACTCTTTACGTTGCAAACTATTGATCTCGACGAGCCCATTACTCTTTACCTGTTTACCGATGGCTACACCGACCAGCTTAACCTCTCCGAGCGGAAATATGGCATTGGTCGGTTTAAGGAGCAGCTGGCCGAAATACACCGCCTGCCAATGGCTCGGCAGATGGAGCTACTCGTTAATTCACATGATGAGTTCAAAGGTGGTAATGAGCAAATTGATGATATAACAGTTATTGGACTTACCCTATAATTGTTCGAATTGGTAGATAAAAAAACCGCTCCTAGCTAGGAGCGGTTTTTTAGTTGGCATTATTTATTAGCTAGTCAAGTCCACGGGCTTTGAGCAGTGGCTCAATGCTAGGCGCTTTTCCTCTAAAGTTCTTGTACATTGTCATTGCATCTTCGGTACCACCCTTTTCGAGGATGCAGTGACGGAATAGGTTGGCTTCTTTCTGATTGAAAATATCGCCAGTTTCCTTGAATGCTTGGAAGGCATCGGCAACGAGAACATCGGCCCAAATATAGCTGTAGTAGCCTGCCGAGTATCCACCTCCAAAAATGTGTTGGAAGTAGGTGCTTCTATATCGAGGAAGAATTTCTGGGATAAGCCCAATTTTATCCATACTTGCTTTCTCAAACTTCTGAACATCGAAGTTAGTAAGTAGAGTATCGGTGTAGAAGTCCATATCGAGGTATGATGCAGCGAGGTATTCAACCGTTGCAAAACCCTGGTTGAAGGTTCCGCTCTTCTTAATCTTGTCAACCAATTCTTGAGGAATTACCTCACCGGTTTTGTAGTTCTTGGCATACACATTCAATACCTCAGGTTCCGAAGCCCAGTTTTCGTCGAACTGTGAGGGTAGCTCCACAAAGTCACGAGGAACATTGGTGCCTGAAAGACTGGCATAGGTTACCTGCGAAAGCATGGCGTGCATTGCGTGGCCAAATTCGTGGAATAGGGTTGTTACCTCGTCGAAGTTGAGCAGCGCAGGCTGGTTGCCAGCAGGGCGGGTAAAGTTGGTAACGATGGAAACAATAGGAGCTATACGCTTGCCATTAACAATCTTTTCGGGACGGAAGTTGGTGCACCAAGCGCCACCCTTCTTGCTTGCCCTTGGGAAGTAGTCGAAGTAGAGAATGGCCAACATCTTGCCAGTTGAGTCTTGAACCTCATATGCTTCGGCTTCTGGATCATATTTTGGAAGGTCGGGCTTAGCCACAAACTGAAGGCCATATAGCCTTTTAGCAGTGTAGAAAATTCCTTTTTTTACATTGTCTAGTTCAAAGTATGGGCGAAGCATCTCCTCATCGAGGTCGTACTTTGCTTTCCTTACCTTTTCGGAGTAGAACCACCAATCCCAGGAGGCGAGCTTAAATTTGCCACCCTCCTTGTCGATGATCTTCTGCATATCAGCAGCCTCCTCTTTTGCCTTTTTCAGCGCTGGAGTCCAAATCTTGTTGAGCAGGTTGTACACATTTTCGGGCTTCTTAGCCATGGTGTTGTCGAGAATGTAGTTGGCGGCAGTTGGGAAACCCAAAAGTTTTGCCTTCTCGAGGCTCAACGAAAGAATCTTGGTAATAACAGGGTTGTTGTTATACTCGTTCTGGTGATTACACCGAGTAGCATAGGCCATGTAGATTTTTTCTCTTAGGTCACGCTTTTGTGAGTATTGCAGGAATGGAATCATGCTGGGTTTGTCGAGGGTAAATACCCACTTGCCAGACATGCTATCCGCCTTTGCCTGTTCGGCAGCCGACATGATTACCGATTCAGGAAGACCAACGAGGTCCGCCTTATTGTCGATTACCATTTTGTAGGATGCGTTCTCTTTCAATAAGTTCTTACCAAATTGTAGCTCCTGAAGCGAAAGTTCCTTGTTCACCTGACGGAAACGCTCCTGCTTGTCGGCAGCAAGGTTGGCTCCACCACGAACAAAGTTGCGGTTGATTTTGTCAACCAGCATCTTTTGCTCCTCGGTTAGGTTGAGGCTATCTTTATTATCGTAAATAGCCTTCACCCGCTTGTAGAGGTCCGCGTTGAGGTAGATGTCGTCGTTGTTCTTCGAGAGCAGCGGAGAAACGGAGTCGGCAATAGCCTGAATCTCGTCGGTGCTGTTCGACTCGGTGATGTTGAAGAATACGTTGCTAACCTTGTCCAGAATCTCGCCACTGTTTTCCATTGCAAGAATGGTGTTATCAAAAGTGGGTGCTTCTGGGGTTTTCACAATGGCAGCAATCTCTTCCTGCTGCTGCTTTATCCCCGCCTTAAACGCTGGGAGATAGTCGGCATTTGTAATTTTATCGAATGGTGGAACCCCATACGGTGTTTTGTATTCACTCATGAATGGGTTCTGGGAATCCATACCACCCTTATTGCAGGATGTGAGTGCAATGCCTGCAAACATGGCCATAATCAGATACTTTTTCACGATTTTGATTGTTAGGTTAGTGATAGGTGCAGTTCTTAGGATTCAAAATTAATACTTGCTTCTTAACTTGTAGCTTTAGTTCGACAAATTTATTGGGCAATTGTTTAAAAGCTAGAAAAATAATTGTGGGAGGGAGCAAGTGGAATGGGATGAAGTCGAGTGACATATAAGTTACAAGTGACGCAGAGTGACGAGTTACATATTGCTAAAAAACTGGTGTAAATCCCTTAATAGTGGTGGTGCACCTCGGAGAGGTGTTATGTTTGGTGCCATGGGCGTTAGCTCATGGAATGAATGACCCCATGAGGAGAGAGCGGTGCGCGCTCCTTCGCTGTTCAACGCGCTGAAGCTACCACGCACCGCAATAACCGAAAGGTTATTTGCTGCAACAAACCCACCTGAGCATATGCAGAGTTGCTTGACCCCCTCAAACCTCCCCCTAACTTAGTGGAGACGTTTGCTAGGCGAGGAGGCGGATTTCTATCAC
This is a stretch of genomic DNA from Williamwhitmania sp.. It encodes these proteins:
- a CDS encoding M3 family metallopeptidase yields the protein MKKYLIMAMFAGIALTSCNKGGMDSQNPFMSEYKTPYGVPPFDKITNADYLPAFKAGIKQQQEEIAAIVKTPEAPTFDNTILAMENSGEILDKVSNVFFNITESNSTDEIQAIADSVSPLLSKNNDDIYLNADLYKRVKAIYDNKDSLNLTEEQKMLVDKINRNFVRGGANLAADKQERFRQVNKELSLQELQFGKNLLKENASYKMVIDNKADLVGLPESVIMSAAEQAKADSMSGKWVFTLDKPSMIPFLQYSQKRDLREKIYMAYATRCNHQNEYNNNPVITKILSLSLEKAKLLGFPTAANYILDNTMAKKPENVYNLLNKIWTPALKKAKEEAADMQKIIDKEGGKFKLASWDWWFYSEKVRKAKYDLDEEMLRPYFELDNVKKGIFYTAKRLYGLQFVAKPDLPKYDPEAEAYEVQDSTGKMLAILYFDYFPRASKKGGAWCTNFRPEKIVNGKRIAPIVSIVTNFTRPAGNQPALLNFDEVTTLFHEFGHAMHAMLSQVTYASLSGTNVPRDFVELPSQFDENWASEPEVLNVYAKNYKTGEVIPQELVDKIKKSGTFNQGFATVEYLAASYLDMDFYTDTLLTNFDVQKFEKASMDKIGLIPEILPRYRSTYFQHIFGGGYSAGYYSYIWADVLVADAFQAFKETGDIFNQKEANLFRHCILEKGGTEDAMTMYKNFRGKAPSIEPLLKARGLD
- a CDS encoding tetratricopeptide repeat protein; protein product: MLRKRLRYFWIVGFFFVLWGDALAGNLADTLYLHQLVDKADTYIDKGNYDSAYRMADKARILVQQTRYTRAYATALNRLGVASRWKGNLSQALDFFSRSLHIADSLNDWRLRANNLTNIGAVHRMVGDYSKALAAYIESLGINEAANNTAGVAVNYNNIGVVYLYLGNYGKALEYYKKSQVISKKLGDEAGLAISYINIGEVYQKSGKNADAISYYMQGLDLSQKIGDFDSQAVLFSELGNIYKSLNDFRFAFDFYLKSLSIFTKLGDNYRLSQVLNNLGDCAIKLKHYNQALNYLNRALMLANEVGSWELKRDANLSLSNYYQSLGNYRQALVFYKAHTGARDSSFNKESNDQLIRAQLRYDFEKLQVKDQIEKEKQQLVATEANRWQNIIKYSLIAIVIVLLFMLAMLYRNYRHKKQLTKILLLHEKEILEKNEELELQQEEILTQRDQIEEKNVILQIHQKEIEDQNERMISSLEYAQTIQEAILPEKDFFEKYFRSHFIFFRPKDIVSGDFYWTYQTENLIYVALADCTGHGVPGGFMSMIGNTLLNQLVIEYQMTNPAKILEELNRMVRKALKQTEDSARSYAGMDIAFCVVDKAKGKLFFAGAKRPLYYFKDGEFEKIAGDSRSIGGYQMEADRLFTLQTIDLDEPITLYLFTDGYTDQLNLSERKYGIGRFKEQLAEIHRLPMARQMELLVNSHDEFKGGNEQIDDITVIGLTL
- a CDS encoding ATP-binding cassette domain-containing protein, producing the protein MTNKAKIYINRSSENNLKNITVAIPHRALTVITGISGSGKSTLAYNVIAREGMRRFYGNLSANAQILLGKLQPPNVESIENLLPVVAVDQHIYGLSTRSTVGTITGLYDQMRLLFARTGKQLPGQYSNVKPDRSLFSFNTTKGACPSCKGLGVEDYIDQESLVGNPDKSLRQGALVLTTPKPYIIYSQVTMEVLDQVCHAEGFSVDIPWKELTVEQKKVVLYGTTKLKVPFGKHTLESRMKWTGITAKPREEGYYRGIIPVMEEILQRDRNPNILRFTQSRPCSACQGARLRPEALSIAISGRNIHELSVLSLDELSAFLLSTEILQVGAAKVIVSEMLKTVKAAQLLGLGHLEIARNAETLSSGELKRLKLVTLSETRLQNVCFVLDEPTTGLHPRDTEALIGILNELVQKGNTVVLVEHDPTVMKIAHHLIDLGPMAGEKGGELLFSGPPQQFINEKHSQSPTWQFLSGARVPQISKPTVAPALKAIELSNLHVHNLKHISVSIPQGQLTAVTGVSGAGKSTLLHHVLAKLARHSLGRDGGALDEIGEITGLAGITRLVEIDQRPIGKTSRSNPATYTGLMDMLRDLFGSLPEAKARGFKKSHFSFNVAGGRCETCLGAGKLELGLHFLGTAETTCTVCNGKRFKPEVLEITYNNLSISDLLNTSIEAATHLFAGQPSMSKLLQLLCSLGCGYLKLGQSSDTLSGGEAQRIKLATELFRQGKGKTLYLLDEPTTGLHQHDTEALLNALFELTRKGHTVVCIEHNTDVITNASWVVDLGPGSGKQGGNLIFQGQPDSLKECAESITAHYIFHQNGLKPLTAPPTQQMAISLKGVSTHNLKNIDLSIETGTILALAGISGSGKTSLAYNTLFTESNAEFSRYLTPYVRSRLGMGQAANIAEASGLTPTIAIRRKTFPTNSRSTVGTYTGIYDLLRLIYSRVAESPQKEGYPLSTLFSFNHEQGGCPACGGLGSRLQCTPQMLIVNPEKPI